From the genome of Athene noctua unplaced genomic scaffold, bAthNoc1.hap1.1 HAP1_HAP1_scaffold_31, whole genome shotgun sequence, one region includes:
- the LOC141974098 gene encoding transcription elongation factor SPT5-like isoform X1 has product MKFTGPDKGDSHSGLSISGIQGRARSQGLWRLQLRAEAPRRISPCPGQALQTLAGTGAARGAGGCHPSGEGSFVLAALTLSPSPSPVVNRSMTPTAPPLRRYNPHTPGSGTEQSSSDWVTTDIEVKVRDTYPDSQAVGQIGVIRSVTGGMCAIYLRDSEEVVSISSRHLEPVTPTKSNKVKVILGMHREATGTLVCRDREYGIVRMDFEDRYRTFRLNFLGKLMED; this is encoded by the exons ATGAAATTTACTGGACCAGACAAAGGTGACAGTCATTCTGGCTTAtcaatctctggtatacaagGGCGGGCCCGCTCCCAGGGACTCTGGAGGcttcagctccgggcggaggcaccgcgtaggatttccccctgcccgggccaggctctgcaaaccctcgctggaaccggggctgcccgcggggctggaggATGTCATCCATCTGGAGAAGGATCTTTTGTACTTGCTGCTCTGACTCTCAG ccccagccccagcccggtggTCAACAGATCCAtgacccctacagccccccccctGCGGCGGTACAACCCCCACACCCCCGGCTCGGGGAccgagcagagctccagcgactgggtgaccaccgacatcgaggtgaaggtccgtgacacctacccggacagtcaggcggtgggacagatcggcgtcatccgcagcgtcacg ggTGGGATGTGCGCTATCTACCTGAGGGACAGCGAGGAGGTGGTGAGCATCTCCAGCAGGCACCTGGAGCCCGTCACCCCCACCAAGAGCAACAAG gtcAAGGTGATCCTGGGGATGCACCGTGAAGCCACCGGGACCCTGGTCTGCAGGGACCGAGAGTACGGGATTGTCCGCATGGATTTCGAGGACAGGTACAGGACCTTCAGGCTCAACTTCCtcggcaaactgatggaagattga
- the LOC141974088 gene encoding uncharacterized protein LOC141974088 isoform X2, giving the protein MKQSLLSWRPGSRTSSACRRASPSARLSDTPCHPPGRPQSLGSPAAPVRSVCPVPAATPRWSLRAPMLLEGHHLLSRGPKMQPPSRGRPGPRAAPEENRHPPLYPPTSSSGPGGAALPSQLHPSPLEPSLSLVPGSAQGGGPEWVGGSDKTFLPVPPRIPFGAHAPLLPQSRVASWGSEQPMRCLWGLGGGCCHPDTTHPPFHSLPVAGSGWRLGGQQEQHPFVLHPPVLLPAHLGPAGGAPNPLTPLGDLPFGAQRHQSLCFGCGGAGGSPGSRSAGQQSYSLPVHTSAQAPLALPQAPPVCPLLSTDLEISAMLEPLHLSMMEHALGPLPSQLHPSPLEPSLSLVPGSAQGGGPEWVWGVVKPLYLSPPAPLLGPTPPCSPKSSVASWGSEQTEEPAGGCNTFEEEGSGMKDVPSWLESLGLREYTALFSQMTYEEMMRLTEHHLESQNVPRGARQRILLSIQKLRERPSVLRALEKRILWGGSLWPALQELRQIIVTPIKASNAAAPVPYGDIPRLFTCVMGKVCIQFLVSRPDKENIISYLELLEQCQGHEAFTETQKKRLLSWWWQVQWLLRTFPLGADQQLAPGPARPPPGASPPRHGPGDQPHA; this is encoded by the exons atgaaacagtcacttttatcttggcgtccgggatcaagaacaagctctgcctgtaggagagccagcccctctgcgaggctctcagacacaccctgccaccccccgggacggccgcagagccttggctctccggctgcgccagtaaggagcgtttgcccggtgccggcggcgaccCCCCGATGGAGCCTTCGTGCCCCGATGCTGCTCgagggccaccacctcctctcgaggggcccgaagatgcagccaccgagtcggggccgtcccggtccgcgggcggctcctgaggagaacaggcacccgcccttgtacccccccaccagcagcagcgggccggggggagcag ctctgccctcccagctgcaccccagcccgctggagccctccctctcgctggtgcccggcagtgcccagggagggggacccgaatgggttGGAGGGAGCGACAAAACCTTTCTCCCCGTGCCCCCCCGTATCCCTTTTGGGGCCcacgcccccctgctcccccaaagcagAGTGGCCTCTTGGGGCAGTGAACAGCCCATGCGGTGCctctgggggctgggagggggctgctgccaccctgacaccacccacccccccttCCACTCGCTCCCTGTAGCTGGCTCGGGAtggaggctgggggggcagcaggagcagcacccctTTGTGTTGCACCCCCCCGTGCTGCTCCCCGCCCACCTGGGGCCTGCTGGGGGGGCCCCCAACCCCTTGACCCCACTCGGCGACCTCCCCTTCGGTGCTCAGAGACATCAG agccTGTGTTTCGGctgtgggggggccgggggctccccggggagccGCAGCGCGGGGCAGCAGAGCTACTCGCTGCCCGTCCACACCTCGGCCCAGGCCCCGCTCGCCTTGccccagg CCCCCCCAGTGTGTCCCCTCCTCAGcacggacctggagatcagcGCCATGCTGGAGCCGCTGCATCTGAGCATGATGGAGCACGCGCTGGGCC ctctgccctcccagctgcaccccagcccgctggagccctccctctcgctggtgcccggcagtgcccagggagggggacccgaatgggtgtGGGGGGTGGTGAAACCCCTGTAcctgtccccccctgccccccttttGGGGCCcacgcccccctgctcccccaaaagcagcgtggcctcttggggcagcgaacagaccgaggagccggccggcggctgcaacaccttcgaggaggagggcagcggcatgaaag atgtcccctcctggctggagagcctggggctgcgggaatacacggcgcttttctcccaaatgacgtacgaggagatgatgaggctgacggagcatcacctcgagtcacag AATGTCCCCAGGGGCGCGCGGCAGAggatcctcctcagcatccagaaGCTGCGGGAGCGGCCGAGCGTCCTCAGGGCGCTGGAGAAG CGCATCCTATGGGGGGGCAGCCTGTGGccggcgcttcaggagctccgacagatcatagtgacccccattaaagccAGCAACGCCGCAGCCCCCGTCCCTTACGGGGACATCCCGAGGCTGTTCACTTGTGTCATGGGCAAag ttTGCATCCAGTTCCTGGTGTCACGGCCGGACAAGGAGAACATCATCAGTTACCTCGAGCTCCTGGAGCAGTGCCAGGGCCACGAG gcgttcacagagacacagaagaagaggctcctctcctggtggtggcaggtccagTGGCTGCTCCGCACCTTCCCACTCGGTGCCGATCAACAGctcgccccaggccctgctcgccctcccccagg agcgtcccctccccggcacggacctggagatcagccccacgcctga
- the LOC141974098 gene encoding transcription elongation factor SPT5-like isoform X2 produces the protein MSSIWRRIFCTCCSDSQDSPSPSPVVNRSMTPTAPPLRRYNPHTPGSGTEQSSSDWVTTDIEVKVRDTYPDSQAVGQIGVIRSVTGGMCAIYLRDSEEVVSISSRHLEPVTPTKSNKVKVILGMHREATGTLVCRDREYGIVRMDFEDRYRTFRLNFLGKLMED, from the exons ATGTCATCCATCTGGAGAAGGATCTTTTGTACTTGCTGCTCTGACTCTCAG gacagccccagccccagcccggtggTCAACAGATCCAtgacccctacagccccccccctGCGGCGGTACAACCCCCACACCCCCGGCTCGGGGAccgagcagagctccagcgactgggtgaccaccgacatcgaggtgaaggtccgtgacacctacccggacagtcaggcggtgggacagatcggcgtcatccgcagcgtcacg ggTGGGATGTGCGCTATCTACCTGAGGGACAGCGAGGAGGTGGTGAGCATCTCCAGCAGGCACCTGGAGCCCGTCACCCCCACCAAGAGCAACAAG gtcAAGGTGATCCTGGGGATGCACCGTGAAGCCACCGGGACCCTGGTCTGCAGGGACCGAGAGTACGGGATTGTCCGCATGGATTTCGAGGACAGGTACAGGACCTTCAGGCTCAACTTCCtcggcaaactgatggaagattga
- the LOC141974088 gene encoding uncharacterized protein LOC141974088 isoform X1, with product MKQSLLSWRPGSRTSSACRRASPSARLSDTPCHPPGRPQSLGSPAAPVRSVCPVPAATPRWSLRAPMLLEGHHLLSRGPKMQPPSRGRPGPRAAPEENRHPPLYPPTSSSGPGGAALPSQLHPSPLEPSLSLVPGSAQGGGPEWVGGSDKTFLPVPPRIPFGAHAPLLPQSRVASWGSEQPMRCLWGLGGGCCHPDTTHPPFHSLPVAGSGWRLGGQQEQHPFVLHPPVLLPAHLGPAGGAPNPLTPLGDLPFGAQRHQSLCFGCGGAGGSPGSRSAGQQSYSLPVHTSAQAPLALPQAPPVCPLLSTDLEISAMLEPLHLSMMEHALGREGGAWRGGAKGRGALPSQLHPSPLEPSLSLVPGSAQGGGPEWVWGVVKPLYLSPPAPLLGPTPPCSPKSSVASWGSEQTEEPAGGCNTFEEEGSGMKDVPSWLESLGLREYTALFSQMTYEEMMRLTEHHLESQNVPRGARQRILLSIQKLRERPSVLRALEKRILWGGSLWPALQELRQIIVTPIKASNAAAPVPYGDIPRLFTCVMGKVCIQFLVSRPDKENIISYLELLEQCQGHEAFTETQKKRLLSWWWQVQWLLRTFPLGADQQLAPGPARPPPGASPPRHGPGDQPHA from the exons atgaaacagtcacttttatcttggcgtccgggatcaagaacaagctctgcctgtaggagagccagcccctctgcgaggctctcagacacaccctgccaccccccgggacggccgcagagccttggctctccggctgcgccagtaaggagcgtttgcccggtgccggcggcgaccCCCCGATGGAGCCTTCGTGCCCCGATGCTGCTCgagggccaccacctcctctcgaggggcccgaagatgcagccaccgagtcggggccgtcccggtccgcgggcggctcctgaggagaacaggcacccgcccttgtacccccccaccagcagcagcgggccggggggagcag ctctgccctcccagctgcaccccagcccgctggagccctccctctcgctggtgcccggcagtgcccagggagggggacccgaatgggttGGAGGGAGCGACAAAACCTTTCTCCCCGTGCCCCCCCGTATCCCTTTTGGGGCCcacgcccccctgctcccccaaagcagAGTGGCCTCTTGGGGCAGTGAACAGCCCATGCGGTGCctctgggggctgggagggggctgctgccaccctgacaccacccacccccccttCCACTCGCTCCCTGTAGCTGGCTCGGGAtggaggctgggggggcagcaggagcagcacccctTTGTGTTGCACCCCCCCGTGCTGCTCCCCGCCCACCTGGGGCCTGCTGGGGGGGCCCCCAACCCCTTGACCCCACTCGGCGACCTCCCCTTCGGTGCTCAGAGACATCAG agccTGTGTTTCGGctgtgggggggccgggggctccccggggagccGCAGCGCGGGGCAGCAGAGCTACTCGCTGCCCGTCCACACCTCGGCCCAGGCCCCGCTCGCCTTGccccagg CCCCCCCAGTGTGTCCCCTCCTCAGcacggacctggagatcagcGCCATGCTGGAGCCGCTGCATCTGAGCATGATGGAGCACGCGCTGGGCCGTGAGGGGGGGGCCTGGAGGGGGGGAGCAAAGGGACGTGGGG ctctgccctcccagctgcaccccagcccgctggagccctccctctcgctggtgcccggcagtgcccagggagggggacccgaatgggtgtGGGGGGTGGTGAAACCCCTGTAcctgtccccccctgccccccttttGGGGCCcacgcccccctgctcccccaaaagcagcgtggcctcttggggcagcgaacagaccgaggagccggccggcggctgcaacaccttcgaggaggagggcagcggcatgaaag atgtcccctcctggctggagagcctggggctgcgggaatacacggcgcttttctcccaaatgacgtacgaggagatgatgaggctgacggagcatcacctcgagtcacag AATGTCCCCAGGGGCGCGCGGCAGAggatcctcctcagcatccagaaGCTGCGGGAGCGGCCGAGCGTCCTCAGGGCGCTGGAGAAG CGCATCCTATGGGGGGGCAGCCTGTGGccggcgcttcaggagctccgacagatcatagtgacccccattaaagccAGCAACGCCGCAGCCCCCGTCCCTTACGGGGACATCCCGAGGCTGTTCACTTGTGTCATGGGCAAag ttTGCATCCAGTTCCTGGTGTCACGGCCGGACAAGGAGAACATCATCAGTTACCTCGAGCTCCTGGAGCAGTGCCAGGGCCACGAG gcgttcacagagacacagaagaagaggctcctctcctggtggtggcaggtccagTGGCTGCTCCGCACCTTCCCACTCGGTGCCGATCAACAGctcgccccaggccctgctcgccctcccccagg agcgtcccctccccggcacggacctggagatcagccccacgcctga
- the LOC141974088 gene encoding uncharacterized protein LOC141974088 isoform X3 codes for MKQSLLSWRPGSRTSSACRRASPSARLSDTPCHPPGRPQSLGSPAAPVRSVCPVPAATPRWSLRAPMLLEGHHLLSRGPKMQPPSRGRPGPRAAPEENRHPPLYPPTSSSGPGGAAGSGWRLGGQQEQHPFVLHPPVLLPAHLGPAGGAPNPLTPLGDLPFGAQRHQSLCFGCGGAGGSPGSRSAGQQSYSLPVHTSAQAPLALPQAPPVCPLLSTDLEISAMLEPLHLSMMEHALGREGGAWRGGAKGRGALPSQLHPSPLEPSLSLVPGSAQGGGPEWVWGVVKPLYLSPPAPLLGPTPPCSPKSSVASWGSEQTEEPAGGCNTFEEEGSGMKDVPSWLESLGLREYTALFSQMTYEEMMRLTEHHLESQNVPRGARQRILLSIQKLRERPSVLRALEKRILWGGSLWPALQELRQIIVTPIKASNAAAPVPYGDIPRLFTCVMGKVCIQFLVSRPDKENIISYLELLEQCQGHEAFTETQKKRLLSWWWQVQWLLRTFPLGADQQLAPGPARPPPGASPPRHGPGDQPHA; via the exons atgaaacagtcacttttatcttggcgtccgggatcaagaacaagctctgcctgtaggagagccagcccctctgcgaggctctcagacacaccctgccaccccccgggacggccgcagagccttggctctccggctgcgccagtaaggagcgtttgcccggtgccggcggcgaccCCCCGATGGAGCCTTCGTGCCCCGATGCTGCTCgagggccaccacctcctctcgaggggcccgaagatgcagccaccgagtcggggccgtcccggtccgcgggcggctcctgaggagaacaggcacccgcccttgtacccccccaccagcagcagcgggccggggggagcag CTGGCTCGGGAtggaggctgggggggcagcaggagcagcacccctTTGTGTTGCACCCCCCCGTGCTGCTCCCCGCCCACCTGGGGCCTGCTGGGGGGGCCCCCAACCCCTTGACCCCACTCGGCGACCTCCCCTTCGGTGCTCAGAGACATCAG agccTGTGTTTCGGctgtgggggggccgggggctccccggggagccGCAGCGCGGGGCAGCAGAGCTACTCGCTGCCCGTCCACACCTCGGCCCAGGCCCCGCTCGCCTTGccccagg CCCCCCCAGTGTGTCCCCTCCTCAGcacggacctggagatcagcGCCATGCTGGAGCCGCTGCATCTGAGCATGATGGAGCACGCGCTGGGCCGTGAGGGGGGGGCCTGGAGGGGGGGAGCAAAGGGACGTGGGG ctctgccctcccagctgcaccccagcccgctggagccctccctctcgctggtgcccggcagtgcccagggagggggacccgaatgggtgtGGGGGGTGGTGAAACCCCTGTAcctgtccccccctgccccccttttGGGGCCcacgcccccctgctcccccaaaagcagcgtggcctcttggggcagcgaacagaccgaggagccggccggcggctgcaacaccttcgaggaggagggcagcggcatgaaag atgtcccctcctggctggagagcctggggctgcgggaatacacggcgcttttctcccaaatgacgtacgaggagatgatgaggctgacggagcatcacctcgagtcacag AATGTCCCCAGGGGCGCGCGGCAGAggatcctcctcagcatccagaaGCTGCGGGAGCGGCCGAGCGTCCTCAGGGCGCTGGAGAAG CGCATCCTATGGGGGGGCAGCCTGTGGccggcgcttcaggagctccgacagatcatagtgacccccattaaagccAGCAACGCCGCAGCCCCCGTCCCTTACGGGGACATCCCGAGGCTGTTCACTTGTGTCATGGGCAAag ttTGCATCCAGTTCCTGGTGTCACGGCCGGACAAGGAGAACATCATCAGTTACCTCGAGCTCCTGGAGCAGTGCCAGGGCCACGAG gcgttcacagagacacagaagaagaggctcctctcctggtggtggcaggtccagTGGCTGCTCCGCACCTTCCCACTCGGTGCCGATCAACAGctcgccccaggccctgctcgccctcccccagg agcgtcccctccccggcacggacctggagatcagccccacgcctga